Proteins encoded by one window of Pseudomonadota bacterium:
- a CDS encoding WYL domain-containing protein — protein MLGSGPSRRGSAWHDRSEQLWSVSWGCGFLKELDELLARAQHRDRDISLPKTPLAQHPEISAVLDAAIRARRRAQIRYRGTRDSAPKPRTIEPAALRLAGRDLYVIAYDLERNAWRTFKCARIRHALL, from the coding sequence GTGTTAGGATCGGGCCCTTCACGACGGGGTAGCGCGTGGCACGACAGAAGCGAGCAGCTCTGGAGCGTCAGTTGGGGATGTGGCTTCCTGAAAGAGCTCGACGAGCTGCTCGCGCGCGCCCAGCACCGCGATCGCGACATCTCCTTGCCCAAGACCCCGCTCGCCCAGCACCCCGAGATCAGCGCAGTGCTCGACGCCGCCATCCGAGCCCGCCGCCGGGCCCAAATCCGCTACCGCGGCACCCGCGACAGCGCCCCCAAGCCCCGCACCATCGAGCCCGCCGCGCTGCGCCTGGCCGGCCGCGACCTCTACGTCATCGCCTACGATCTCGAGCGCAACGCCTGGCGCACCTTCAAGTGCGCCCGCATCCGCCACGCGCTCCTG